The following coding sequences are from one Neurospora crassa OR74A linkage group I, whole genome shotgun sequence window:
- the tcu-1 gene encoding ctr copper transporter, whose protein sequence is MAQHGTTLLPRMDMGDGNMNGPACKISMLWNWYTIDACFLHQSWHITTRGAFAATCIGIMLMVVMLEFLRRLAKEYDEWIVRDFRRRSALISEQQRCLRQQPRQRQASPSSCGTADAAAAKTAGLLACTTSAVTTTGKRRGGYMGSSRTTTTTTTTTTLKFRASPLQQLIRALIHAVMFGLGYLIMLLAMYYNGYVLISIWIGALLGKFLCDWLTVKFEIRGGDEEEEDMMMSDGFTDEVPRLQGVEDATVCCG, encoded by the exons ATGGCGCAACACGGCACAACCCTTTTACCTCGAATGGACATGGGAGACGGGAACATGAACGGACCGGCGTGTAAAATTTCG ATGCTCTGGAACTGGTACACCATCGATGCCTGCTTCCTCCACCAGTCCTGGCACATCACCACGCGCGGCGCCTTCGCCGCCACCTGCATCGGCATCATGTTGATGGTCGTCATGCTCGAGTTCCTGCGCCGGCTGGCCAAGGAATACGATGAGTGGATCGTCCGTGACTTTCGAAGACGGTCGGCCTTGATTAGCGAACAACAACGATGTCTGCGTCAACAACCACGACAACGACAGgcttcaccatcatcatgtgGTACTGCggatgcagcagcagcaaagacTGCTGGACTTTTAGCGTGCACAACGTccgccgtcaccaccaccgggaagagaagaggaggatacaTGGGAAGCAgcagaacaacaacaacgacaacgaccaccaccaccctcaagTTCCGCGCCAGTCCGTTGCAGCAGCTGATAAGGGCCCTGATTCACGCCGTCATGTTTGGCCTGGGGTATCTGATCATGTTGCTGGCCATGTACTACAATGGCTATGTGCTCATCAGCATCTGGATCGGGGCGCTGCTCGGCAAGTTCTTGTGCGATTGGTTGACGGTCAAGTTTGAGATTCGTGgtggagatgaggaggaggaggacatgaTGATGAGTGATGGATTCACGGACGAGGTGCCGAGGCTGCAGGGCGTGGAGGATGCCACTGTTTGCTGTGGCTGA
- a CDS encoding ferric reductase, translating to MTPPSQPQLSARMIQNFTGQSNLEWHWGYAYRVVPCQSDPGSCAYLEVVYSAHDRGMLYMGIFWATILGILLVWGVLRRLGASGGNVSKYEMPLEEEKGALSTGEEVVTKPRSVGRFTRAMRAGGATGRRYLLSSRGVVKPVFGQVTRLQVLILLVLVGYLTIWTFVGIVYGKWITPVKGQPEHVKNTRTSLGPWADRIGVLAYALTPLSILLASRESILSLITGVPYTSFMFLHRWTGHIILVQSILHTIGWVVVEARLYRPHPDVWNAFIAQPYARWGVVALVLLVLLWVGALQWTIRRTGYEFFRKAHYVLAMVYIGAVIGHWKNLQCFLVPGLVLWFVDRSARLVRTALLHYGYIPSQGRVGFAAAQAEIKFWRDEKHGDVVRLDFAHPQRAWKVGQHFFLCFTEGSIWQSHPFTPLSWPVEDGKGTVTHSYILRAKGGETKKLAKIVQDKLAGALSEKAATPTTPVILQGPYGESIVEGVTPDVNVLCIAGGTGITYVLPLLIDLLRDRNMNPARKVELVWAMKRSEDVQWVEPEMEELRRLGAVHGLIIRIFVTDDDGDDDDDDDDAAKRAASVTGCRGGSSQEDDGSIKRAPRVSAQRASSSTARGRPDVTTVVKDFVEGVAQGSTRVFGSGPPGMIGALRNVVADCNSGSKVWKGEDRFDVRLVCDDRLEW from the coding sequence ATGACACCACCAAGTCAACCTCAGCTTTCCGCCAGAATGATCCAAAACTTCACCGGCCAATCTAACCTTGAGTGGCATTGGGGCTACGCCTACCGTGTGGTCCCGTGCCAAAGCGACCCCGGCTCGTGCGCCTACCTGGAAGTCGTGTACTCCGCTCACGATCGGGGGATGCTTTACATGGGCATCTTCTGGGCGACCATTTTGGGCATCTTGCTCGTTTGGGGTGTTCTAAGGCGACTTGGTGCTAGCGGGGGAAATGTCTCCAAGTATGAGATGCCCCTCGAGGAGGAAAAAGGGGCGCTTTCAACCGGGGAGGAGGTAGTCACCAAGCCTCGCTCGGTGGGGAGATTCACCAGGGCGATGAGGGCAGGGGGTGCCACGGGGAGGAGGTATCTCCTCTCAAGCCGCGGAGTAGTGAAGCCCGTTTTCGGCCAAGTCACCCGCCTCCAGGTTCTCATCCTCTTGGTCCTAGTCGGCTACCTCACCATCTGGACTTTCGTCGGCATCGTCTACGGCAAATGGATCACGCCCGTCAAGGGCCAGCCCGAGCACGTCAAAAACACGCGCACCTCCCTGGGGCCATGGGCCGACCGTATCGGCGTGCTCGCCTACGCCCTCACTCCGCTTTCGATCTTGCTCGCCAGCCGGGAATCCATCTTGTCCCTGATCACCGGCGTCCCCTACACCAGCTTCATGTTCCTCCACCGCTGGACGGGCCACATCATTCTCGTGCAGTCGATCCTGCACACCATCGGCTGGGTCGTCGTCGAGGCGCGCCTGTACCGCCCGCATCCGGACGTGTGGAACGCCTTCATCGCGCAGCCGTACGCCCGCTGGGGCGTGGTGGCGCTGGTGCTGCTTGTGCTGCTGTGGGTGGGCGCGCTGCAGTGGACCATCCGCCGCACGGGGTACGAGTTCTTCAGAAAGGCGCACTACGTCCTGGCTATGGTGTATATTGGCGCCGTGATTGGGCATTGGAAGAATTTGCAGTGCTTCTTGGTGCCCGGGTTGGTGCTGTGGTTTGTTGATCGCAGTGCCAGGCTGGTGAGGACGGCGTTGCTGCATTATGGGTATATCCCCAGCCAAGGCAGGGTCGGGTTCGCGGCGGCGCAGGCGGAGATAAAGTTTTGGAGGGACGAGAAGCATGGGGATGTGGTCAGGTTGGACTTTGCGCACCCGCAGAGGGCGTGGAAGGTTGGCCAGCATTTCTTCTTGTGCTTCACTGAGGGGAGCATCTGGCAGAGTCACCCGTTTACGCCGCTGTCGTGGCCGGTGGAGGACGGAAAGGGTACTGTCACGCACTCGTACATCTTGCGGGCCAAGGGCGGAGAGACGAAGAAGTTGGCCAAGATTGTGCAGGATAAGCTCGCTGGTGCGCTGTCGGAGAAGGCGGCCACCCCCACGACCCCAGTTATCCTCCAGGGCCCCTATGGTGAGAGCATTGTTGAGGGAGTGACCCCCGACGTCAACGTCCTCTGCATTGCCGGCGGAACCGGTATCACTTATGTGCTTCCCCTCTTGATCGACTTGCTTCGGGACAGGAACATGAACCCCGCAAGGAAAGTCGAGCTGGTTTGGGCCATGAAGAGGAGCGAAGACGTCCAATGGGTTGAGCCcgagatggaggagttgCGCAGACTCGGTGCTGTCCACGGTCTGATCATTCGCATTTTCGTcacggatgatgatggtgatgatgatgatgatgatgatgatgccgcaAAGAGGGCCGCATCGGTCACTGGCTGCCGTGGGGGGTCGTCgcaggaggatgatggcAGCATCAAGAGAGCGCCGAGGGTGTCTGCCCAAAGAGCCAGCAGCTCCACGGCGAGAGGAAGGCCGGATGTGACGACAGTGGTCAAGGATTTCGTCGAAGGTGTTGCTCAAGGCTCCACACGCGTGTTTGGTAGTGGGCCTCCGGGCATGATTGGTGCGCTGAGAAACGTCGTCGCTGACTGCAACTCTGGCTCGAAGGTCTGGAAGGGCGAGGACCGCTTTGATGTGCGGCTCGTATGTGATGACAGACTGGAGTGGTAG
- the scp gene encoding extracellular serine carboxypeptidase, variant: protein MMGLGRLLAATACVAQLASALAPAFAPLSVRNLRLSSESDLALEPEGDFTIQESTDPTLLYPARTIKVPVDHFHNDTKYEPHTNDTFDLRYWFDATYYKKGGPVIVLAAGETSGVGRLQFLQKGIVYQLAKATGGVGVILEHRYYGKSLPTSDFSTKNLRFLTTDQALADTVYFAKNVKFAGLEHLDLTAPNTPYIAYGGSYAGAFVAFLRKLYPDVYWGAISSSGVTEAIYDYWQYYEAARIYGPKDCVTATQKLTHVVDNIILNKANARYVQKLKDTFGLGNLTHTDDFANTISFGIAGLQSTNWDPALNDTSYGEYCNNVSSNALLYPETARLEKDVQELLTVGGYGKEVKTLTNQFLNYIGYVNVTSVQSCDGDQNACFTSYDSEFYKKDDLKQTWRLWLYQVCDQWGFLQTGSGVPHNQLPLISRAIDLNYTSIACREAFNINKPSDVESINKYGGFGISYPRLAIIDGEKDPWRAATPHAIGLKDRKSTISEPFILIKDGVHHWDENGLFPNETAPNFPPKPVEETQRAIKNFVQAWLQDFKKSGHGHGHGSTKP, encoded by the exons ATGATGGGACTTGGACGTCTGCTGGCCGCCACGGCCTGCGTTGCGCAACTAGCCTCCGCTCTTGCGCCCGCTTTTGCGCCCCTGTCTGTCCGGAACCTTCGCTTGTCG TCAGAGAGCGATCTTGCGCTGGAGCCGGAGGGTGATTTCACCATCCAGGAGAGCACCGACCCCACGCTTCTATACCCGGCCCGGACCATCAAGGTTCCCGTTGACCACTTCCACAACGACACCAAGTATGAGCCGCATACCAACGATACTTTCGACCTGCGCTACTGGTTCGACGCGACCTACTATAAGAAGGGAGGTCCCGTCATTGTTCTAGCTGCCGGTGAGACGAGCGGTGTCGGACGTCTCCAGTTCCTCCAAAAGGGCATAGTATACCAGCTCGCCAAGGCGACTGGTGGGGTTGGCGTCATCCTCGAGCACCGCTACTATGGCAAGAGTCTGCCTACCTCCGACTTCAGCACGAAGAACCTGCGCTTCCTCACTACTGATCAAGCGCTAGCCGATACCGTCTACTTTGCCAAGAACGTCAAGTTCGCCGGTCTTGAGCACCTGGACCTGACTGCGCCCAACACTCCCTACATTGCCTACGGAGGTTCGTATGCTGGCGCCTTCGTCGCCTTCCTGCGCAAGCTGTACCCCGATGTTTACTGGGGGGCCATTTCCTCGTCCGGTGTCACTGAGGCCATCTATGACTATTGGCAATACTACGAAGCCGCGCGGATCTACGGTCCTAAGGACTGTGTGACTGCTACCCAAAAGTTGACCCACGTTGTCGACAACATCATCCTCAACAAGGCCAACGCCAGATACGTGCAGAAGCTCAAGGATACATTCGGTCTCGGCAACCTCACCCACACCGATGACTTTGCCAACACCATCAGCTTCGGCATCGCAGGACTGCAATCCACCAACTGGGATCCCGCGTTGAACGACACCTCATACGGCGAATACTGCAACAATGTCAGCTCCAATGCGCTGCTGTATCCCGAGACGGCTCGTCTTGAGAAGGACGTCCAGGAGCTCTTGACTGTTGGCGGATACGGCAAGGAGGTCAAGACGCTTACAAATCAGTTTTTGAACTACATTGGCTATGTCAATGTCACCTCAGTCCAGTCGTGCGACGGGGATCAGAATGCCTGCTTTACCTCCTATGACAGTGAATTCTACAAGAAGGACGATCTTAAGCAGACGTGGCGCTTGTGGCTGTATCAGGTTTGCGATCA ATGGGGCTTCCTCCAAACCGGGTCCGGTGTTCCGCACAACCAGCTCCCGCTGATCTCCCGCGCTATCGACCTCAACTACACGTCCATCGCCTGCCGCGAGGccttcaacatcaacaagccTTCGGACGTCGAGTCCATCAACAAGTACGGTGGCTTCGGCATCAGCTACCCGCGCCTGGCCATCATTGACGGCGAGAAGGACCCCTGGCGCGCGGCCACCCCGCACGCCATCGGCCTCAAGGATCGCAAGAGCACCATCAGCGAACCCTTTATCCTGATCAAGGACGGCGTGCACCACTGGGACGAGAACGGCCTGTTCCCCAACGAGACCGCCCCCAACTTCCCCCCTAAGCCGGTGGAGGAGACGCAGAGGGCCATCAAGAACTTTGTGCAGGCTTGGCTTCAGGACTTTAAGAAGAGCgggcatggacatggacatggaagtACGAAGCCTTGA
- a CDS encoding peroxisomal membrane protein → MSSTALESLKAYVEQIILDPKNRDILAIVKGARNGAVYGAKVRFPHALVMMLLFRSGTLREKAKLIFRATKTHATNLAKFATIYKTVCYLLRHYGTTPGKEGPYDSFFAGLLGGYVVFGQRSRKGKIPSVNQQIVVYVFARVVLALARLAVKPGYGLPGVSEPNNSTAISHYAWPVFAAVSWASVMHLFRWHDAELQPSLRSSMVYIYRDADTWDGLRNFLWHNK, encoded by the exons ATGTCCAGCACCGCTCTCGAGAGCCTCAAG GCCTACGTCGAACAAATAATTCTTGACCCCAAGAATCGCGACATTCTTGCCATTGTCAAGGGTGCTCGCAATGGCGCCGTCTACGGAGCCAAGGTGCGGTTTCCGCACGCGCTGGT CATGATGCTCCTATTCCGATCGGGGAC TCTCCGTGAAAAAGCAAAACTCATCTTCCGCGCGACGAAAACCCACGCTACCAATCTGGCAAAGTTCGCGACCATATACAAGACCGTCTGCTATCTTCTACGACATTACGGGACAACGCCTGGCAAGGAAG gtCCATATGATAGCTTCTTCGCCGGTCTCCTCGGAGGCTACGTCGTCTTCGGTCAGCGATCGCGAAAGGGTAAAATCCCGAGCGTCAACCAGCAAATCGTCGTCTACGTCTTTGCGCGCGTGGTGCTGGCACTAGCCCGCCTGGCCGTCAAGCCCGGGTATGGATTGCCGGGCGTGTCCGAGCCCAACAACAGCACCGCTATCAGTCATTATGCTTGGCCGGTATTTGCAGCTGTGTCATGGGCTAGCGTCATGCACCTGTTTAGGTGGCATGATGCCGAGCTGCAACCGAGTCTACGCAGTAGCATGGTGTACATTTACAGAGACGCGGATACCTGGGATGGGTTGCGCAACTTCCTTTGGCATAATAAATAA